In Symmachiella dynata, the following are encoded in one genomic region:
- a CDS encoding DUF1801 domain-containing protein, with the protein MKSTATTVEQYLAELPDDRRKAIEAVRAVILKNLPSGYEEGMQYGMIGYFVPHSLYPAGYHCNPQEPLPFASLASQKNYMSLYLMCTYSDPGQETWFREAWAKTGKKLNMGKSCVRFKKLEDLPLKVIGQAIKRVSVKKFISYYESATQGTNTSRRRKC; encoded by the coding sequence ATCAAAAGCACAGCCACAACTGTTGAACAATACCTGGCCGAATTGCCGGACGACCGTCGCAAAGCGATTGAGGCTGTCCGCGCGGTCATTCTCAAAAACTTGCCCAGCGGTTACGAGGAAGGTATGCAATACGGCATGATTGGTTACTTCGTGCCGCACAGCCTTTATCCCGCAGGCTATCATTGCAATCCTCAAGAACCATTGCCCTTCGCATCCCTAGCTTCGCAAAAGAACTACATGTCGCTCTACCTGATGTGTACATATAGCGATCCGGGACAAGAAACTTGGTTCCGCGAAGCGTGGGCCAAAACCGGGAAGAAACTGAACATGGGCAAATCGTGCGTGCGGTTCAAAAAACTGGAGGACCTGCCACTCAAGGTGATCGGCCAAGCGATCAAACGGGTCTCGGTGAAGAAATTCATCTCTTACTACGAGTCGGCAACCCAAGGCACCAACACTTCTCGACGTCGCAAGTGTTAG